A window of the Streptomyces albireticuli genome harbors these coding sequences:
- a CDS encoding phosphatase PAP2 family protein — MDNDLYVDITDFAHSTPGWVQDLAEVGTEAGLLLLMAVAVAVWWRARRGGARQVALALLAPVTTALAYGVSEAVKSVVEEDRPCRAVAGAVTSLAPCPPPGDWSFPSNHATLAAALAAGAALARRLVAWLVLPLALLVAFSRVFLGVHYPHDVAVGLLLGTAVALLGARLLVGRGTALVERARAGRLRMLVRA; from the coding sequence ATGGACAACGATCTCTACGTCGACATCACCGACTTCGCCCACTCCACGCCCGGCTGGGTGCAGGACCTCGCGGAAGTGGGGACGGAGGCCGGGCTGTTGCTGCTGATGGCGGTGGCGGTCGCCGTCTGGTGGCGGGCCCGCAGGGGCGGCGCCCGCCAGGTCGCGCTGGCGCTGCTGGCGCCGGTCACCACGGCGCTGGCGTACGGCGTCAGCGAGGCCGTCAAGAGCGTCGTCGAGGAGGACCGGCCGTGCCGGGCGGTGGCGGGCGCGGTCACCTCGCTCGCGCCCTGCCCGCCGCCGGGCGACTGGTCCTTCCCGAGCAACCACGCCACGCTCGCCGCGGCGCTCGCGGCCGGGGCCGCGCTGGCCCGGCGGCTGGTGGCGTGGCTGGTGCTGCCGCTGGCCCTGCTGGTCGCCTTCTCCCGTGTCTTCCTCGGTGTCCACTACCCGCACGACGTGGCGGTGGGCCTGCTGCTGGGCACGGCCGTCGCGCTGCTGGGCGCCCGGCTGCTCGTGGGACGCGGCACGGCGCTGGTCGAGCGGGCGCGCGCGGGGCGGCTGCGGATGCTCGTACGGGCGTGA
- a CDS encoding pyridoxamine 5'-phosphate oxidase, translating into MSETESRVPREILAALDAHTTMTLAYVDEDGPQACAVLYAVAEPGPGPGGEGEDETGGVHPEGPALLFVTSATTRHGRALLAGDGRAAFTAQREGQVWTALTGMQGRGACRRLEGAEREAHWRAYATRFPYVERNDRLRQAMERTDLWELRPDWLRLIDNGQGFGHKTEWTRP; encoded by the coding sequence ATGAGCGAGACGGAGAGCAGAGTGCCGCGTGAGATCCTCGCCGCCCTCGACGCGCACACGACCATGACCCTGGCCTACGTGGACGAGGACGGGCCGCAGGCGTGCGCCGTGCTCTACGCGGTCGCGGAGCCGGGACCCGGGCCCGGCGGCGAAGGTGAGGACGAGACGGGGGGCGTGCACCCCGAGGGTCCCGCCCTGCTCTTCGTCACCTCGGCCACCACCCGCCACGGCCGCGCGCTCCTCGCCGGCGACGGGCGGGCCGCCTTCACCGCCCAGCGGGAAGGCCAGGTGTGGACCGCCCTGACGGGCATGCAGGGCCGGGGCGCGTGCCGCCGCCTGGAGGGCGCGGAGCGCGAGGCGCACTGGCGCGCGTACGCCACGCGCTTCCCCTACGTGGAGCGCAACGACCGCCTCCGCCAGGCCATGGAGCGCACGGACCTGTGGGAACTGCGCCCCGACTGGCTGCGGCTGATCGACAACGGCCAGGGTTTCGGCCACAAGACGGAGTGGACCCGGCCCTGA
- the disA gene encoding DNA integrity scanning diadenylate cyclase DisA, protein MAANDRASGPGRAGGGSGGSGVDGLMRASLSAVAPGTALRDGLERILRGNTGGLIVLGMDKTVESMCTGGFVLDVEFTATRLRELCKLDGALILDKDITKIVRAGVQLLPDASIPTEETGTRHRTAQRVSIQCGFPVVSVSQSMRLIALYVGGERRVLEESGAILSRANQALATLERYKLRLDEVAGTLSALEIEDLVTVRDVTAVCQRLELVRRIATEIAEYVVELGTDGRLLSLQLDELIAGVEPERDLVVRDYVPEPTAKRTRTVAEALSELDALTHPELLELPIVARALGYSGSPETLDSAVSPRGYRLLAKVPRLPGAIIDRLVDHFGGLQKLLAASVDDLQTVDGVGEARARSVREGLSRLAESSILERYV, encoded by the coding sequence GTGGCAGCCAACGACCGGGCATCGGGCCCCGGCAGGGCCGGGGGTGGCTCCGGTGGCTCCGGCGTCGACGGGCTGATGCGCGCCTCGCTGAGCGCCGTCGCGCCCGGCACGGCCCTGCGCGACGGCCTGGAGCGCATTCTTCGCGGCAATACCGGCGGTCTCATCGTCCTGGGCATGGACAAGACCGTCGAATCCATGTGTACGGGCGGTTTCGTCCTCGATGTGGAGTTCACCGCCACCCGGCTGCGCGAACTGTGCAAGCTGGACGGCGCGCTGATCCTCGACAAGGACATCACCAAGATCGTGCGGGCGGGCGTCCAGCTCCTGCCGGACGCCTCGATCCCGACCGAGGAGACCGGCACCCGCCACCGGACGGCGCAGCGCGTGTCCATCCAGTGCGGGTTCCCCGTCGTCTCGGTCAGCCAGTCGATGCGGCTGATCGCGCTCTACGTGGGCGGCGAGCGGCGCGTCCTGGAGGAGTCGGGCGCCATCCTCTCCCGCGCCAACCAGGCGCTGGCCACCCTGGAGCGCTACAAGCTCCGGCTGGACGAGGTCGCGGGCACGCTCTCCGCGCTGGAGATCGAGGACCTGGTCACGGTCCGCGATGTGACGGCCGTCTGCCAGCGCCTGGAGCTGGTCCGCCGGATCGCCACGGAGATCGCGGAGTACGTCGTCGAGCTCGGCACCGACGGCCGCCTGCTCTCCCTCCAGCTGGACGAGCTGATCGCCGGCGTCGAGCCGGAGCGCGACCTGGTCGTGCGGGACTACGTCCCCGAGCCGACCGCCAAGCGCACCCGCACGGTGGCCGAGGCCCTGTCCGAGCTGGACGCCCTCACCCACCCCGAGCTGCTCGAACTGCCCATCGTGGCGCGCGCCCTGGGCTACAGCGGCTCCCCGGAGACGCTGGACTCCGCGGTCTCGCCGCGCGGGTACCGCCTGCTGGCGAAGGTGCCGCGGCTGCCCGGTGCGATCATCGACCGGCTGGTGGACCACTTCGGCGGTCTCCAGAAGCTGCTCGCCGCGAGCGTCGACGACCTCCAGACCGTCGACGGCGTGGGCGAGGCCCGGGCCCGCTCGGTCCGCGAGGGCCTCTCGCGCCTCGCGGAGTCCTCGATCCTGGAACGGTACGTGTAA
- a CDS encoding BACON domain-containing protein: MMTRRPEHPTHATGAHRAQRGAPRAARTDQETLVQRPPVPFEPHVDGLFTYCLSVLCEHDAAIAALGEVLALAERRADRSPAGADLLRSWLYALARWACLRRLMAQGAKAGGPPAAASAAVPAGTPGDRREELALLAWPEAAGTTAEQREALELAVRHGLSPQEVAAVLRLEPDAARGLLSSAACEVERTRTALAVVESGHCPVVSRFSGDSQVLLGAALRRELVRHVDDCADCRRTAERATAGEPWPGTAASSAALPVVEAPVAAVHAAVLDALAAYRQRGSAAPPTPRFDRRGFPQDPKDRVARRGRLRSRALTTTVVATVVAAPVLALWAAYRGAPETGESQEPASVSAEETGGTAQYPFDGTGPARKTFDSRPLAGPRAADVSVSVIGPDGRPVPAPPSGSASPPAGASTAPLPGGPPPPPVPGPGRLTIEAQPSGTTTLITLRASGGEPVVWSMTTDAPWLRLSRTGGVLRPGQSLTVVVTVDHASEPVGRWSARVAVAPGGGLVTIEGQGRAPEPSPSPPRPSPPPPDPAPPAPGPTPAS, encoded by the coding sequence ATGATGACCAGGAGGCCCGAGCACCCTACGCACGCCACCGGCGCGCACCGTGCCCAGCGCGGTGCGCCGCGCGCCGCCCGCACGGACCAGGAAACGCTCGTCCAGCGGCCGCCTGTCCCGTTCGAGCCCCATGTCGACGGCCTGTTCACCTACTGCCTGTCCGTGCTGTGCGAGCACGACGCCGCGATCGCCGCCCTCGGCGAGGTCCTCGCCCTCGCCGAGCGGCGCGCCGACCGCTCCCCGGCGGGCGCCGACCTGCTCCGCTCCTGGCTCTACGCCCTCGCCCGCTGGGCCTGTCTGCGCCGTCTCATGGCCCAGGGCGCCAAGGCCGGCGGACCACCGGCCGCCGCCTCCGCCGCCGTGCCCGCCGGCACCCCCGGGGACCGCCGCGAGGAGCTCGCCCTGCTCGCCTGGCCCGAGGCCGCGGGGACCACCGCCGAGCAGCGCGAGGCCCTGGAGCTGGCCGTCCGGCACGGCCTCTCGCCCCAGGAGGTCGCCGCCGTCCTCAGACTGGAGCCCGACGCCGCCCGGGGCCTGCTCTCCAGCGCGGCCTGCGAGGTCGAGCGCACCCGGACGGCACTGGCCGTCGTGGAGTCGGGCCACTGCCCGGTCGTCTCCCGCTTCTCCGGCGACTCCCAGGTCCTGCTGGGCGCGGCCCTCCGCCGCGAGCTCGTGCGCCATGTCGACGACTGCGCCGACTGCCGCCGCACCGCCGAGCGCGCCACCGCCGGCGAACCCTGGCCCGGCACGGCCGCGTCGTCCGCCGCCCTGCCCGTCGTCGAGGCACCCGTGGCCGCCGTGCACGCCGCCGTGCTGGACGCCCTGGCCGCCTACCGGCAGCGCGGCTCCGCCGCCCCGCCCACCCCGCGCTTCGACCGCCGGGGCTTCCCCCAGGACCCCAAGGACCGGGTCGCCCGGCGCGGGCGGCTGCGCAGCAGAGCTCTCACGACCACGGTCGTCGCGACCGTCGTCGCCGCGCCCGTACTGGCCCTGTGGGCCGCCTACCGGGGCGCGCCGGAGACCGGGGAGAGCCAGGAACCCGCCTCGGTCTCCGCCGAGGAGACCGGCGGCACGGCCCAGTACCCCTTCGACGGGACGGGCCCGGCCCGGAAGACCTTCGACTCGCGGCCGCTGGCCGGACCCCGGGCGGCCGACGTCTCCGTCTCCGTGATCGGGCCGGACGGCAGACCCGTGCCCGCCCCACCCTCCGGCAGCGCCTCGCCCCCGGCCGGGGCGAGCACCGCCCCGCTGCCCGGCGGCCCGCCACCCCCGCCGGTGCCGGGCCCCGGCAGGCTGACGATCGAGGCGCAGCCCAGCGGCACCACCACACTCATCACCCTCAGGGCGAGCGGCGGCGAGCCGGTGGTCTGGTCGATGACGACCGACGCGCCCTGGCTGCGCCTGAGCCGCACCGGCGGCGTGCTGCGCCCCGGGCAGTCCCTTACGGTCGTCGTCACCGTCGACCACGCGAGCGAGCCCGTCGGCCGCTGGAGCGCCCGGGTGGCCGTGGCGCCGGGCGGCGGGTTGGTCACGATCGAGGGCCAGGGCAGGGCCCCGGAGCCCTCCCCGAGCCCACCGCGCCCGTCACCGCCCCCGCCGGACCCGGCACCACCGGCACCGGGGCCGACCCCGGCGTCGTGA
- a CDS encoding response regulator, producing the protein MIRVLLADDEAMIRAGVRAVLAADPAVEVVAEAADGRQAVEAARAHRPDVALLDIRMPVMDGLAACEEIRRTVPGTAVAILTTFSEDAYVSRALGGGATGFLLKSGDPYELMAGVRAVADGAAYLSPKVARHVIAELGGERLTRGTAARARTAGLTAREREVLALLGEGLSNAGIARRLHLVEGTVKGYVSAVLDHLEVGNRVQAAILAYEAGLVTGA; encoded by the coding sequence GTGATCAGGGTTCTCCTCGCGGACGACGAGGCGATGATCCGGGCGGGCGTACGGGCCGTCCTCGCGGCCGACCCCGCCGTCGAGGTGGTCGCCGAGGCCGCCGACGGCCGGCAGGCCGTGGAGGCGGCCCGCGCGCACCGCCCCGACGTGGCGCTGCTGGACATCCGCATGCCCGTCATGGACGGCCTCGCCGCCTGCGAGGAGATCCGGCGCACCGTCCCCGGCACGGCGGTCGCGATCCTCACCACCTTCTCCGAGGACGCCTATGTCTCCCGCGCCCTCGGCGGCGGCGCCACCGGCTTCCTCCTCAAGTCCGGCGACCCGTACGAGCTGATGGCGGGCGTACGCGCCGTGGCCGACGGCGCCGCCTACCTCTCCCCGAAGGTCGCCCGGCACGTCATCGCCGAGCTCGGCGGCGAGCGCCTGACGCGCGGCACCGCCGCCCGTGCCCGCACCGCCGGGCTCACCGCCCGCGAGCGCGAGGTCCTCGCCCTGCTCGGCGAGGGCCTCTCCAACGCCGGGATAGCCCGCCGCCTGCACCTCGTCGAGGGCACGGTCAAGGGCTACGTCAGCGCCGTCCTGGACCACCTGGAGGTCGGGAACCGTGTGCAGGCCGCGATCCTCGCGTACGAGGCCGGACTGGTGACCGGAGCGTGA
- the radA gene encoding DNA repair protein RadA has product MAARTRSSAKDRPSYRCTECGWTTAKWLGRCPECQAWGTVEESGAPAVRTTAPGRVTSAALPIAQVDGRQATARSTGVAELDRVLGGGLVPGAVVLLAGEPGVGKSTLLLDVAAKAASDEHRTLYVTGEESASQVRMRADRIGALSDHLYLAAETDLSAVLGHLDSVKPSLLIMDSVQTVASPEIDGAPGGMAQVREVAGALIRASKERGMATLLVGHVTKDGAIAGPRLLEHLVDVVLSFEGDRHARLRLVRGVKNRYGATDEVGCFELHDEGIVGLTDPSGLFLTRRDEPVPGTCLTVTLEGRRPLVAEVQALTVDSQIPSPRRTTSGLETSRVSMMLAVLEQRGKISALGKRDIYSATVGGVKLSEPAADLAVALALASAASDTPLPKNLVAIGEVGLAGEVRRVTGVQRRLAEAARLGFTHALVPGDPGKVPSGMRVLEVADIGEALRVLPKRVPRENRRKAGADAPAEESPL; this is encoded by the coding sequence ATGGCTGCCCGTACCCGCTCGTCCGCCAAGGACCGGCCCTCCTACCGCTGCACCGAGTGCGGCTGGACCACCGCCAAGTGGCTCGGCCGCTGCCCCGAGTGCCAGGCGTGGGGCACGGTCGAGGAGTCCGGCGCGCCCGCCGTCCGTACGACCGCGCCCGGCCGGGTCACCTCGGCCGCGCTCCCCATCGCGCAGGTGGACGGCCGGCAGGCCACCGCCCGCAGCACCGGCGTGGCCGAGCTGGACCGCGTGCTGGGCGGCGGCCTGGTGCCCGGAGCCGTCGTGCTGCTCGCGGGCGAGCCCGGCGTCGGCAAGTCGACACTCCTGCTGGACGTGGCCGCCAAGGCCGCCTCCGACGAGCACCGCACGCTCTATGTGACGGGCGAGGAGTCCGCGAGCCAGGTCAGGATGCGCGCCGACCGCATCGGGGCGCTCTCCGACCACCTCTACCTCGCCGCCGAGACCGACCTGTCCGCCGTCCTCGGACACCTCGACTCCGTCAAGCCGTCCCTGCTGATCATGGACTCGGTGCAGACGGTGGCCTCCCCGGAGATCGACGGCGCGCCCGGCGGCATGGCCCAGGTGCGCGAGGTCGCGGGCGCCCTGATCCGCGCCTCCAAGGAGCGCGGCATGGCGACGCTCCTGGTCGGCCACGTCACCAAGGACGGCGCCATCGCGGGTCCCCGTCTGCTGGAGCACCTGGTCGACGTGGTGCTGAGCTTCGAGGGCGACCGGCACGCCCGGCTGCGCCTGGTGCGCGGCGTGAAGAACCGCTACGGCGCGACGGACGAGGTCGGCTGCTTCGAGCTGCACGACGAGGGCATCGTCGGACTGACGGACCCCAGCGGCCTGTTCCTGACCCGGCGCGACGAGCCGGTGCCCGGCACCTGCCTCACGGTGACCCTGGAGGGCCGCCGCCCCCTGGTGGCCGAGGTGCAGGCGCTCACGGTCGACTCGCAGATCCCCTCGCCCCGCCGCACCACCTCCGGCCTGGAGACGTCCCGGGTGTCGATGATGCTCGCCGTCCTGGAGCAGCGCGGCAAGATCAGCGCCCTCGGCAAGCGCGACATCTACAGCGCCACGGTGGGCGGTGTGAAGCTGTCCGAGCCGGCCGCCGACCTGGCCGTGGCGCTCGCCCTGGCCAGCGCCGCCAGCGACACCCCGCTGCCGAAGAACCTGGTGGCCATCGGCGAGGTCGGGCTCGCGGGCGAGGTCCGGCGGGTCACGGGCGTGCAGCGGCGGCTGGCGGAGGCGGCCCGGCTGGGGTTCACGCACGCGCTGGTGCCGGGGGACCCCGGGAAGGTGCCCAGCGGGATGCGCGTCCTGGAGGTGGCCGACATAGGCGAGGCGCTTCGAGTGCTTCCCAAGCGGGTACCCCGGGAGAACCGGCGCAAAGCCGGGGCGGACGCACCGGCCGAGGAGAGCCCTCTCTGA